The Gemmatimonadales bacterium genome segment ATGAAGAGCGCCTCGAACAGGATCGCGAAGTGGTACCAGAGCGCGGTGAGCGCCGGGCCGAACGCGTGGCTGAAGATGTGCGCCATGCCGACGGCGAGCGACGGCGCGCCGCCGGTGCGGGCCAGCAGGGTGTGCTCGCCCATCGTCGCGGCGAGCGCCTGCATCTGCTCGGGCGTCACCGTGAACCCCCAGGTGCTGATGACCCGCGCCGCCGAATCGAGCGAGCCGCCGAGCGCGCTGAGCGGCGCGTTGATGGCGAAGTATACGCCGGGATCGAGCACGGCCGCGGCGCACATCGCCATCACGGCGACGAACGACTCCATCAGCATCGAGCCGTAGCCGATGAAGCGGGCGTCGGTCTCCCGGCGCAGCATCTTGGGCGTGGTGCCCGACGCGACCAGCGCGTGGAATCCGCTGATGGCGCCGCAGGCGATGGTGATGAAAGCGAACGGAAAGAGCTTGCCCGCGAAGATCGGACCGGTGCCGTCCACGAAGCGCGTCACCGCCGGAAGTTGGAGCGGCGGCAGCACCAGCAGGATGCCGAGCGCCAGCAGCAGGATGACGCCGATCTTCATGAAGGTCGAGAGGTAGTCGCGCGGGGCGAGGAGCATCCAGACCGGCAGCACGCTCGCCGCGAAGCCGTAGGCGATGAGCCAGCCCGCGATGGCCGGCGCCGAGAGCGTGAAGATCGGCGCGAGCGACGGCGAGTTTGCCACCCAGCGGCCCGCGACGAGCGCCAGCACCAGCAGCAGAATGCCGCCGAGCGTCGCCTCGAGCGTGCGGCCGGGGCGGATCACCCGCATCCAGAAACCCATGAGAAGCGCGATCGGGACGGTGCACGCGAGGGTGAACACGCCCCACGGGCTGTCGCGCAGCGCGTTCACGATGACGAGCGCCAGCACGGCAAGCAGGATCACCATGATGGCGAGGATCGCGACCATCGCGAGGAGCCCGGTGAGGGGGCCGATCTCGTCGCGCGCGAGCTGGCCCAGCGACTTGCCGTCGCGCCGCATCGAGATGAAGAGGATGATGAAGTCCTGCACCGCGCCGGCGAGCACGACGCCGAAGATGATCCAGAGGGTGCCGGGTAAGTATCCGAACTGTGCTGCAAGCACCGGCCCCACGAGCGGCCCGGGTCCCGCGATCGCGGCGAAGTGATGGCCGAAGAGCACCCAGCGCCCGGTCGGCACGAAGTCGCGCCCGTTCTCCAGCCGCTCGGCCGGTGTGGCGCGCCGGTCGTTCAACTCGAAGACCTTCTTCGCGAGGAACCGGCTGTAGAAGCGGAAACCGATGAGATAGGTGCCGACGGCCGCGAGCACGAGCCAGGCGGCGTTCACCGATTCGCCGCGGCTCAGGGCAAGGACGGCCCAGGCGACGGCGCCGACGACGGCAACGCCGAGCCAGGCGAGTCTATTAATGAGGGGCATGACAGAGGAAAGTATCGCCGGGCGCCGGGCGGGCAACAAGGCGGCGGCAGGCGTGGCGGCCGCGGGCCTGCTCCCTTGCCGATGTCCTTATGGCGCCGTACTTTCGACTCCCCATGCCTCCGTCATTCTTTGGCTTCGGACAGCGGCCCGCCTGGCGGGACGAGCCGGCGGAGGGCTCCGCGCTCCTGGAGAAGGAGCAGCCCCAACCAATCGCCGAAGGACACCAGGGCAAGGTCGCCATCGTGACCGGCGGCGCCACCGGCCTTGGCCGAGCCGTGGCGCTCGAGTTTGCCCGCCAGGGCTGCCACATCGCCTTCTGTTACGTGAACCTCCCCGGCCGCGACGTGAGCGAGCAGGCGCTGCTCACCGAAACGGCGCTCGCCTCCATGGGCGTGGGGGTGCTTGCCGCCCGCTGCGACGTGCGCGACCGCTCGGCCATCGAGCATTTCGTCCAGGAGGCCCGGGCCCGGCTGGGCGGCGCCCACTATCTCATCAACAACGCCGGCATCGCCAACGACGGCGCGCTCTGGCGTCTGAGTTCGGAGGCGT includes the following:
- a CDS encoding carbon starvation CstA family protein, producing MPLINRLAWLGVAVVGAVAWAVLALSRGESVNAAWLVLAAVGTYLIGFRFYSRFLAKKVFELNDRRATPAERLENGRDFVPTGRWVLFGHHFAAIAGPGPLVGPVLAAQFGYLPGTLWIIFGVVLAGAVQDFIILFISMRRDGKSLGQLARDEIGPLTGLLAMVAILAIMVILLAVLALVIVNALRDSPWGVFTLACTVPIALLMGFWMRVIRPGRTLEATLGGILLLVLALVAGRWVANSPSLAPIFTLSAPAIAGWLIAYGFAASVLPVWMLLAPRDYLSTFMKIGVILLLALGILLVLPPLQLPAVTRFVDGTGPIFAGKLFPFAFITIACGAISGFHALVASGTTPKMLRRETDARFIGYGSMLMESFVAVMAMCAAAVLDPGVYFAINAPLSALGGSLDSAARVISTWGFTVTPEQMQALAATMGEHTLLARTGGAPSLAVGMAHIFSHAFGPALTALWYHFAILFEALFILTTLDAGTRVGRFMLQDLAGHAWEPLGRTSWYPSVVLSSALICGGWGYFLIQGVRDPLGGINSLWPLFGISNQLLAAVALCVGTTVLIKSGKARYAWVTLVPLAWVLVVTLTAGWQKIFAPEPRLGFLAHAAATAAEAASGAIDPARAARLIFNDRLDALVAGVFLLVTVVLVLACIREWILILARRKQPEMREAPFVETAYAA
- a CDS encoding SDR family NAD(P)-dependent oxidoreductase; the protein is MPPSFFGFGQRPAWRDEPAEGSALLEKEQPQPIAEGHQGKVAIVTGGATGLGRAVALEFARQGCHIAFCYVNLPGRDVSEQALLTETALASMGVGVLAARCDVRDRSAIEHFVQEARARLGGAHYLINNAGIANDGALWRLSSEAWQDVLDTNVTGAFNCIRAVAPHFRRQRYGKVVSVSAHQADRPGFGVSNYAASKAALLGLTRAAAVELGPSNVNVNSVAPGFVRTERMRMLPKEVIERAQKSSILGRVAEPTDVARVIAFLCSEDARHITGQTITVDGGLSLE